A section of the Oryza sativa Japonica Group chromosome 1, ASM3414082v1 genome encodes:
- the LOC4326570 gene encoding protein RAE1: protein MASFTAGGGGANNNPNKSLEVNPAPGDSVSSLSFSPKANHLVATSWDNQVRCWEIQPGGQCQAKASISHDQPVLCSAWKDDGTTVFSGGCDKQIKMWPLLSGGQPMVLSGHEAPVKELAWIPQMNLLVSGSWDKTLRYWDVRQPQPAHVQQLPERCYALSLSYPLMVVGTADRNVIVFNMQNPQAEFKRIVSPLKLQTRCLAAFPDQQGFLVGSIEGRVGVHHVDDGQQGKNFTFKCHRDGNDIYAVNALNFHPVHHTFATSGSDGGFNFWDKDSKQRLKAFNKCPSPITCSTFNQDGSIFAYAVCYDWSKGAEKHNPSTAKTNIFLHSVQESEVKGKPRVNKK from the exons ATGGCGAGCTttaccgccggcggcggcggcgccaacaACAACCCCAACAAGTCCCTCGAG GTGAATCCGGCGCCCGGGGACTCGGTTTCCAGCCTCAGCTTCAGTCCCAAGGCGAACCACCTCGTCGCCACATCATGGGACAACCAG GTTCGTTGCTGGGAGATCCAGCCTGGAGGCCAATGCCAAGCGAAGGCCTCGATCTCGCACGATCAGCCG GTGCTGTGCTCGGCATGGAAGGATGATGGGACTACTGTTTTTTCGGGAGGTTGTGATAAACAGATTAAGATGTGGCCGCTGCTCTCCGGTGGGCAGCCCATGGTTTTATCAGGGCATGAAGCACCGGTCAAAGAGCTTGCCTGGATACCACAGATGAACCTTCTTGTTAGTGGGAGCTGGGACAAGACTCTGAG GTACTGGGATGTTCGACAACCTCAGCCAGCACATGTTCAGCAACTACCTGAGCGCTGTTATGCTCTCTCACTTAGTTATCCTCTCATGGTGGTTGGCACTGCTGATCGAAATGTAATAGTCTTCAATATGCAGAATCCACAg GCTGAATTCAAGAGGATTGTGTCACCTTTAAAACTCCAGACAAGGTGTCTTGCTGCATTTCCTGATCAGCAAGGGTTTCTG GTTGGATCGATAGAAGGACGAGTTGGTGTTCATCATGTTGATGATGGTCAACAAGGGAAAAACTTTACATTTAAATGTCACCGTGATGGCAATGACATATACGCTGTTAACGCATTGAACTTTCACCCT GTGCACCATACTTTTGCCACTTCGGGCTCTGATGGAGGTTTCAACTTTTGGGACAAGGACAGTAAGCAAAGGCTTAAG GCTTTCAATAAGTGTCCGTCACCCATCACATGCAGTACATTCAATCAGGATGGCTCAATATTTGCTTATGCG GTATGCTATGATTGGAGCAAGGGTGCCGAGAAGCACAATCCTTCTACTGCAAAAACAAATATCTTtctccatagtgtccag GAATCTGAGGTCAAAGGAAAGCCCCGTGTTAATAAGAAGTAG